A section of the Streptomyces sp. NBC_00178 genome encodes:
- a CDS encoding HlyD family efflux transporter periplasmic adaptor subunit, giving the protein MQFRQQALSKLQSPEQLDLPVRFARPQGLLVLCVTVAVMAAACLWAVTGSVASTLDAPGILTHARGSYVLQSPVAGQITEVLADEGATLPADAPLLRVRTQEGEKVVRTIGAGRLTSVTATIGAVVATGADVASVERIEGPDDPLVVLLYVYGGSAASVPVGAKVDLTVQSVPAQRYGVLRGKVAAVGRAPQTRQQITRFLGDAQLGAQFSRHGRPLAVLVRIERSGSTESGYRWSSAEGPPYAIGSMTLATGSVRLADQRPIDWLLP; this is encoded by the coding sequence GTGCAGTTCCGTCAACAGGCGCTCTCCAAACTGCAGTCGCCCGAACAGCTCGACCTCCCGGTGCGCTTCGCCCGCCCCCAGGGGCTGCTCGTCCTCTGCGTCACCGTCGCCGTGATGGCCGCCGCCTGCCTCTGGGCCGTGACGGGGTCCGTCGCCAGCACACTCGACGCGCCCGGCATCCTCACGCACGCGCGCGGCAGTTACGTCCTGCAGAGCCCGGTGGCCGGCCAGATCACCGAGGTGCTGGCGGACGAGGGAGCCACCTTGCCCGCCGACGCCCCCCTGCTCAGGGTCCGTACGCAGGAGGGTGAGAAGGTCGTACGCACCATCGGCGCCGGCCGTCTCACCTCCGTCACCGCGACGATCGGAGCGGTCGTGGCGACGGGCGCCGACGTGGCGAGCGTCGAGCGTATCGAGGGCCCCGACGACCCCCTCGTCGTCCTGCTGTACGTGTACGGCGGCAGCGCGGCGTCGGTCCCGGTGGGCGCGAAGGTCGACCTCACCGTGCAGTCGGTGCCCGCCCAGCGGTACGGCGTGCTCCGCGGCAAGGTGGCCGCGGTCGGCCGGGCGCCGCAGACGCGTCAGCAGATCACCCGTTTCCTCGGCGACGCCCAGCTCGGGGCGCAGTTCTCCCGGCACGGACGGCCGCTCGCCGTCCTGGTGCGGATCGAGCGCTCGGGATCCACGGAGTCCGGCTACCGGTGGTCCTCGGCCGAGGGCCCCCCGTACGCGATCGGTTCCATGACCCTCGCCACCGGCTCCGTGCGCCTGGCCGACCAGCGCCCCATCGATTGGCTGCTCCCGTGA
- a CDS encoding NHLP family bacteriocin export ABC transporter peptidase/permease/ATPase subunit produces the protein MTAPHPSPAAQQLPPSGRGRHRPESGRRSRPAPKPGRTRTVRSPTVLQMEAVECGAASLAMVLGHHGRHVPLEELRIACGVSRDGSRASNVLKAARGYGLRAKGMQMEPAALAEVPAPAILFWEFNHYVVYDGMGRRLGRRGVHINDPDKGRRFVPTEDFDTSFTGVVLVLEPGEDFRRGGRRPGVLAALPARLRGTTGTMLVALLASLLLVAVGATLPALSRTYIDMFLIGEQTSLLGLLFAAMGTMVALTVALTWLQQANLLRGRIISSTLGSARFFRHLLRLPVTFFAQRSPADLVQRLQSNDAVAETLARDLTAAGVDGIVVLLYAFLLWTYDTQLTVIGVGIALLNVVAMRIVVRLRATGTQKLRADSARLTNTSYTGLQLIETMKATGGENGYFRRWAGQHATTLEEQQRLGVPSAWLGVVAPLLATLNSALILWIGGLRAVEGHISIGLLVAFQALVTRFTAPVTRLNGIAGRVQDFAADVARLKDVENFPVDPLYSRREPAESTRRLKGHVTLEDITFGYSPLDKPLLTGFSLAVGPGQQVALVGGSGSGKSTVSRLISGLYSPWEGVIRIDGRRLEDIPRGALAASVSFVDQDVFLFEGTVRDNVALWDPSVPDEAVAEALRDAALYDVVARRPRGIHSRVEQDGRNFSGGQRQRLEIARALVRRPSVLVLDEVTSALDAETERVIIDNLRRRGCACVVIAHRLSTVRDSDEIVVLDHGTVVERGRHEHLVAAGGPYAELVREH, from the coding sequence GTGACCGCACCCCACCCGTCCCCCGCCGCGCAGCAGCTGCCGCCGTCCGGCCGGGGCAGACACCGGCCGGAGAGCGGGCGCCGGTCGCGTCCCGCCCCGAAGCCGGGACGGACGAGGACCGTGCGCTCCCCCACGGTGCTCCAGATGGAGGCCGTGGAATGCGGTGCCGCCTCGCTGGCCATGGTGCTGGGGCACCACGGGCGCCACGTGCCGCTGGAGGAACTGCGCATCGCCTGCGGCGTCTCGCGTGACGGTTCGCGCGCCAGCAACGTGCTGAAGGCCGCGCGCGGTTACGGACTGCGGGCCAAGGGCATGCAGATGGAACCCGCCGCGCTGGCCGAGGTCCCCGCACCGGCCATCCTGTTCTGGGAGTTCAACCACTACGTGGTGTACGACGGCATGGGTCGCCGTCTGGGGCGGCGTGGCGTGCACATCAACGACCCGGACAAGGGCCGCAGGTTCGTGCCCACCGAGGACTTCGACACCAGCTTCACCGGGGTCGTCCTCGTCCTGGAACCCGGCGAGGACTTCCGCCGCGGAGGCCGCAGACCCGGGGTCCTCGCGGCCCTGCCCGCCAGGCTGCGGGGCACCACCGGCACGATGCTGGTCGCCCTGCTGGCCAGCCTGCTGCTGGTCGCCGTCGGGGCGACGCTGCCGGCCCTGAGCCGCACGTACATCGACATGTTCCTGATCGGCGAGCAGACCTCCCTGCTGGGGCTGCTGTTCGCCGCGATGGGCACCATGGTGGCCCTCACCGTCGCGCTGACCTGGCTGCAGCAGGCGAACCTGCTGCGCGGACGCATCATCTCGTCCACGCTCGGCAGCGCGCGCTTCTTCCGGCACCTGCTCAGGCTGCCGGTCACCTTCTTCGCGCAGCGCAGCCCAGCGGATCTCGTCCAGCGGCTGCAGTCGAACGACGCGGTGGCCGAGACGCTCGCCCGGGACCTCACCGCCGCGGGCGTGGACGGCATCGTCGTCCTGCTCTACGCGTTCCTGCTGTGGACGTACGATACGCAGCTGACCGTCATCGGGGTGGGGATCGCCCTGCTCAACGTGGTGGCGATGCGCATCGTCGTACGGCTGAGGGCCACCGGCACGCAGAAGCTCCGGGCCGACAGCGCCCGGCTGACGAACACCTCGTACACCGGCCTCCAGCTGATCGAGACGATGAAGGCCACCGGCGGTGAGAACGGCTACTTCCGCCGGTGGGCGGGCCAGCACGCGACGACTCTGGAGGAGCAGCAGCGCCTCGGGGTGCCGAGTGCCTGGCTGGGTGTCGTCGCCCCGCTCCTCGCGACGCTGAACAGCGCGCTCATCCTGTGGATCGGCGGGCTCAGGGCGGTCGAGGGGCACATCTCGATCGGTCTGCTCGTGGCTTTCCAGGCGCTGGTGACCAGGTTCACCGCACCGGTCACCCGGCTCAACGGGATCGCCGGACGCGTCCAGGACTTCGCGGCGGACGTGGCGCGGCTCAAGGACGTCGAGAACTTCCCGGTCGATCCGCTGTACTCGCGCCGCGAGCCCGCCGAGAGCACCCGCCGGCTGAAGGGCCACGTGACGCTGGAGGACATCACCTTCGGCTACAGCCCGCTCGACAAGCCGCTGCTCACGGGATTCTCGCTGGCGGTCGGCCCGGGACAGCAGGTGGCTCTGGTCGGCGGTTCGGGCAGTGGCAAGTCGACGGTGTCCCGGCTGATCTCGGGGCTCTACAGCCCCTGGGAGGGGGTGATCCGCATCGACGGACGGCGACTGGAGGACATACCCAGGGGCGCACTGGCGGCGTCGGTCTCCTTCGTCGACCAGGACGTCTTCCTCTTCGAGGGCACGGTCCGGGACAACGTGGCGCTGTGGGACCCGTCGGTCCCCGACGAAGCGGTGGCCGAGGCGCTGCGGGACGCCGCGCTGTACGACGTGGTGGCGCGGCGCCCGCGGGGCATCCACAGCCGTGTCGAGCAGGACGGGCGCAACTTCTCCGGGGGGCAGCGCCAGCGCCTGGAGATCGCCCGGGCGCTCGTACGCCGTCCCAGCGTCCTGGTGCTCGACGAGGTCACGAGCGCGCTGGACGCCGAGACCGAGCGGGTCATCATCGACAACCTCCGGCGGCGCGGCTGTGCCTGTGTGGTGATCGCGCACCGGCTGAGCACGGTGCGCGACAGCGACGAGATCGTGGTCCTGGACCACGGGACGGTGGTGGAACGGGGCCGGCACGAGCACCTGGTGGCTGCCGGGGGCCCGTACGCCGAACTGGTCAGGGAGCACTGA
- a CDS encoding NHLP bacteriocin export ABC transporter permease/ATPase subunit has translation MASAHPFPATTAPGLDPVIDALGTLGAPVDCTGLRSLPLEGPQVLWLVTGGALDLFAVDAAAQGHWHFLGRLEPGALVLGPVEGPRHTLVGRPLQHCELRRIALRELYRPAHPDQGGFDGQFRSHYDTGDATLSLLEHAFSLGVGRSRQVLFEAPLDGRTTVDEAVGDDDVLWLPVSPGDVQYGAAFSAEAAGDLLVDAAMWQGMVNQQFRLLSALDRWIEQLERAHEDRTAAGLKAGEAVRKEADEALLTSMGRSGKGAPRSAGASDDAVYAACLLVARDSGIVLSAPATGGAVSDRIDPVEQVAVASRVRTRAVRLDGRWWRTDAGPLVGHRAASGAPVALLWRRGRYEAVNPLTGRRARVDADSAQEFEERAVMFYRPLPERPLGRGQLLRFALFGTRTDLRRLVLTGLVTVALGSLVPVATGRVLGVYVPEARTGLIVQVSLAVIIAGVVSAAFTLLQNLTILRMEGRVESTLQPAVWDRLLRLPTRFFTERSTGELASAAMGVSAIRRVLSGTGPVVVQAGTLGAMNLGLLLWFSVPLALTAVAMLVVIAGVFLTMGMWELRWQRRLVELGNKLNNQAFQTLRGLPKLRVAAAESFAYGAWAAEFARSRELQKRAGRIKNATTVLNAVYLPLCSLAVFMLLAGPARGSLSASEFLTFNTSVTMLLTAVTQLTGAFVSAAAVLPMFEQIKPVLDEAPEVRGASTQPGPLSGEIEARGVTFRYTDDGPVVLDDVSLTVRPGEFVAIVGPSGCGKSTLLRMLIGFDRPVSGSVLYDGQDLASLDQAAVRRQCGVVLQNAQPLSGSILDCICGAEVFTQEEAWEAAAMAGLAEDIKRMPMGLHTMISGGGAISGGQRQRLMIAQALVRRPRILFFDEATSALDNETQRTVIESTRSLRATRVVIAHRLSTVLDADRVIVMADGRVVQQGPPALLLADTGGQLHELVRRQMA, from the coding sequence ATGGCATCCGCACACCCCTTCCCGGCCACGACCGCCCCCGGGCTCGACCCCGTCATCGACGCGCTGGGGACACTCGGCGCACCGGTCGACTGCACGGGCCTGCGGAGTCTCCCGCTGGAGGGACCGCAGGTGCTGTGGCTGGTCACGGGCGGCGCCCTCGACCTGTTCGCGGTGGACGCGGCGGCGCAGGGGCACTGGCACTTCCTGGGCCGTCTCGAACCCGGGGCCCTCGTCCTGGGTCCGGTCGAGGGCCCCCGGCACACGCTGGTCGGCCGCCCGCTCCAGCACTGCGAGCTGCGCCGGATCGCGCTGCGCGAGCTGTACCGGCCCGCGCACCCGGACCAGGGCGGTTTCGACGGGCAGTTCCGCAGCCATTACGACACCGGCGACGCGACGCTCAGCCTGCTGGAACACGCGTTCTCGCTCGGTGTGGGGCGCAGTCGGCAGGTCCTGTTCGAGGCCCCGCTCGACGGGCGGACCACGGTCGACGAGGCGGTCGGCGACGACGACGTCCTGTGGCTGCCGGTGTCGCCGGGGGACGTGCAGTACGGCGCCGCCTTCAGCGCCGAGGCGGCCGGTGATCTGCTCGTCGACGCCGCGATGTGGCAGGGCATGGTCAATCAGCAGTTCCGTCTGCTGTCGGCGCTGGACCGCTGGATCGAGCAGCTGGAGCGGGCGCACGAGGACCGGACCGCGGCCGGGCTGAAGGCGGGCGAGGCCGTCCGCAAGGAGGCCGACGAGGCACTGCTGACGTCGATGGGCCGGTCGGGGAAGGGTGCCCCGCGTTCGGCGGGTGCCTCGGACGACGCGGTGTACGCCGCCTGCCTGCTGGTGGCGCGGGATTCGGGGATCGTGCTCTCCGCGCCCGCGACGGGCGGCGCGGTCAGCGACCGGATCGATCCGGTCGAGCAGGTCGCCGTCGCCTCGCGCGTCCGGACGCGCGCCGTGCGGCTGGACGGCCGCTGGTGGCGGACGGACGCCGGCCCGCTCGTGGGGCACCGTGCGGCGTCGGGCGCACCCGTGGCGCTGCTGTGGCGCCGCGGCCGTTACGAGGCCGTGAACCCGCTGACCGGGCGGCGCGCCCGTGTGGACGCGGACAGCGCGCAGGAGTTCGAGGAACGGGCCGTGATGTTCTACCGGCCGCTGCCCGAGCGGCCGCTGGGCAGAGGGCAGTTGCTGCGCTTCGCTCTCTTCGGCACCCGGACCGATCTGCGGAGGCTGGTGCTGACCGGACTGGTGACGGTCGCCCTGGGCTCACTGGTGCCGGTCGCGACGGGCCGGGTGCTCGGCGTGTACGTGCCCGAGGCCCGGACCGGACTCATCGTGCAGGTCTCCCTGGCGGTGATCATCGCCGGCGTCGTGTCGGCCGCTTTCACGCTGCTGCAGAACCTGACGATCCTGCGGATGGAGGGACGTGTCGAGAGCACCCTCCAACCCGCGGTGTGGGACCGGCTGCTGCGGCTGCCGACGAGGTTCTTCACCGAGCGGTCCACCGGGGAACTGGCGAGCGCGGCCATGGGGGTCAGCGCGATCCGGCGGGTGCTGTCCGGCACCGGTCCCGTCGTGGTGCAGGCGGGCACGCTGGGTGCCATGAATCTGGGGCTGCTGCTGTGGTTCAGTGTCCCGCTGGCGCTCACCGCCGTGGCGATGCTGGTGGTGATCGCCGGCGTGTTCCTCACCATGGGCATGTGGGAACTGCGCTGGCAGCGCAGGCTGGTCGAGCTGGGCAACAAGCTCAACAACCAGGCCTTCCAGACCCTGCGCGGCCTGCCGAAGCTGCGCGTCGCCGCGGCGGAGAGCTTCGCGTACGGGGCGTGGGCGGCGGAGTTCGCGCGGAGCCGTGAGCTGCAGAAGCGGGCCGGCCGGATCAAGAACGCGACGACGGTGCTCAACGCGGTCTATCTGCCGCTGTGTTCCCTGGCCGTCTTCATGCTGCTGGCCGGTCCGGCGCGCGGTTCGCTGTCGGCGAGCGAGTTCCTGACCTTCAACACGTCCGTGACGATGCTGCTGACCGCGGTCACCCAGCTCACCGGCGCTTTCGTGTCGGCGGCGGCCGTCCTGCCGATGTTCGAGCAGATCAAGCCGGTGCTGGACGAGGCACCCGAGGTGCGGGGCGCCAGCACGCAGCCGGGGCCGCTGTCCGGGGAGATCGAGGCGAGGGGTGTCACCTTCCGCTACACGGACGACGGTCCCGTGGTCCTGGACGACGTGTCGCTGACCGTGCGGCCGGGCGAGTTCGTCGCGATCGTGGGACCCAGCGGGTGCGGCAAGTCGACGCTCCTGAGGATGCTCATCGGCTTCGACCGGCCCGTGTCGGGCAGCGTCCTGTACGACGGCCAGGACCTCGCCTCGCTGGACCAGGCCGCGGTGCGCCGCCAGTGCGGGGTCGTCCTGCAGAACGCCCAGCCGCTGTCGGGGTCGATCCTGGACTGCATCTGCGGCGCCGAGGTCTTCACACAGGAGGAGGCGTGGGAGGCCGCCGCCATGGCGGGTCTCGCCGAGGACATCAAGCGCATGCCGATGGGCCTGCACACGATGATCTCCGGCGGCGGGGCGATCTCCGGCGGACAGCGCCAGCGGCTGATGATCGCGCAGGCCCTCGTGAGGCGCCCGCGCATCCTGTTCTTCGACGAGGCGACCAGCGCGCTGGACAACGAGACCCAGCGGACGGTGATCGAGAGCACCAGGTCGCTGCGGGCCACCCGGGTCGTGATCGCGCACCGGCTGTCCACGGTCCTGGACGCCGACCGCGTGATCGTCATGGCGGACGGCCGTGTCGTCCAGCAGGGGCCGCCCGCCCTGCTCCTCGCGGACACGGGCGGGCAGCTCCATGAGCTGGTGCGGCGCCAGATGGCCTGA
- the tkt gene encoding transketolase, with protein sequence MAPERSSSGSTRDPGLALPVAERAGWTDVDVRAVDTVRVLAADAVQKTGNGHPGTAMSLAPLAYLLFQQVMRHDPEDDQWLGRDRFVLSCGHSSLTLYIQLYLAGYGLQMEDLKALRTWGSATPGHPEYRHTRGVEITTGPLGQGLGASVGMAMAARRERGLLDPDAAPGTSPFDHHVYVLASDGDMMEGVASEASSLAGHQQLGNLVVFYDSNHISIEDDTDISFSEDVPARYAAYGWHTQTVDWTRTGDYVEDVDALLTAIEAAKAERSRPSLIMLRTIIGWPAPTKRNTGKAHGAALGDDEVAGTKRLLGFDPDVYFPIEDDVLTHTRKAGERGRAAKAEWQKSYEAWRGADSGRAALLDRLRKQELPDGWTDALPVFPADPKGMATRKASGEVLTALAPVLPELWGGSADLAGSNNTTMEGEPSFVPSDRQTSEFAGGPYGRTLHFGIREHAMGAVLNGIGLQSLTRPYGGTFLTFSDYMRPAVRLGALMRLPVTYVWTHDSIGLGEDGPTHQPVEHLAALRAIPGLDVVRPGDANETTVCWRTILEHTDRPAGLVLTRQNLPVLDRGDGAHASAEGAARGAYVLADSAEATPDVILVATGSEVEIALDARARLTGEGLAVRVVSMPCREWFEEQPQSYRDEVLPPGVRARVSVEAAVGQGWREVVGDAGRIVSLEHYGASADYQRLYEEFGITAEAVEAAAHDSIRDAADVAVPGGRRD encoded by the coding sequence ATGGCGCCCGAGCGATCCTCTTCCGGCAGCACCCGTGACCCCGGGCTCGCGCTCCCTGTGGCGGAACGGGCCGGCTGGACCGACGTCGACGTACGGGCGGTGGACACCGTCAGGGTCCTGGCCGCCGACGCCGTACAGAAGACGGGCAACGGCCACCCGGGTACGGCGATGAGCCTGGCGCCGCTCGCCTACCTGCTGTTCCAGCAGGTCATGCGCCACGACCCCGAGGACGACCAGTGGCTCGGCAGGGACCGCTTCGTCCTCTCCTGCGGCCACTCCAGTCTGACGCTCTACATCCAGCTGTACCTGGCCGGGTACGGCCTGCAGATGGAGGACCTGAAGGCCCTGCGCACCTGGGGATCGGCGACCCCCGGCCACCCGGAGTACCGGCACACCCGGGGCGTGGAGATCACCACCGGGCCGCTCGGACAGGGGCTCGGCGCGAGCGTGGGAATGGCCATGGCGGCCCGCAGGGAGCGCGGACTGCTCGACCCCGACGCCGCCCCCGGCACCAGCCCGTTCGACCACCACGTGTACGTCCTCGCGTCCGACGGCGACATGATGGAGGGCGTCGCCTCCGAGGCATCCTCGCTCGCCGGCCACCAGCAGCTCGGCAACCTCGTGGTGTTCTACGACTCGAACCACATCTCCATCGAGGACGACACCGACATCTCCTTCAGCGAGGACGTCCCGGCCCGCTACGCCGCCTACGGCTGGCACACGCAGACGGTGGACTGGACCCGCACGGGCGACTACGTCGAGGACGTCGACGCGCTGCTCACCGCGATCGAGGCGGCCAAGGCGGAACGCTCACGCCCCTCCCTGATCATGCTGCGCACGATCATCGGCTGGCCGGCACCGACGAAGCGCAACACGGGCAAGGCACACGGCGCGGCCCTGGGGGACGACGAGGTCGCCGGCACCAAGCGGCTCCTCGGCTTCGACCCCGACGTGTACTTCCCCATCGAGGACGACGTCCTCACGCACACCCGCAAGGCGGGGGAGCGGGGCAGGGCGGCCAAGGCGGAGTGGCAGAAGAGCTACGAGGCGTGGCGCGGCGCCGACAGCGGGCGGGCCGCGCTCCTGGACCGGCTGCGGAAGCAGGAACTGCCGGACGGATGGACGGACGCCCTCCCGGTGTTCCCCGCGGACCCCAAGGGCATGGCCACGCGCAAGGCGTCCGGCGAGGTGCTCACCGCCCTCGCGCCGGTGCTCCCCGAGCTGTGGGGCGGTTCCGCCGACCTCGCGGGCAGCAACAACACCACCATGGAGGGCGAGCCCTCCTTCGTCCCGTCCGACCGGCAGACCTCGGAGTTCGCGGGCGGCCCCTACGGGCGCACCCTGCACTTCGGCATCCGGGAGCACGCGATGGGGGCCGTCCTCAACGGAATCGGCCTGCAGAGCCTCACCCGTCCGTACGGCGGCACCTTCCTCACCTTCAGCGACTACATGCGTCCCGCGGTGCGGCTGGGTGCCCTGATGCGGCTCCCCGTCACCTACGTCTGGACGCACGACTCGATCGGGCTCGGTGAGGACGGCCCCACCCACCAGCCCGTCGAACACCTGGCGGCCCTGCGGGCGATTCCCGGCCTCGACGTCGTACGCCCCGGCGACGCCAACGAGACCACCGTCTGCTGGCGGACGATCCTGGAGCACACCGACCGCCCCGCCGGTCTCGTGCTGACCCGGCAGAACCTGCCCGTGCTCGACCGCGGGGACGGTGCCCACGCCTCGGCCGAAGGTGCGGCGCGCGGTGCGTACGTCCTCGCCGACTCCGCCGAGGCCACACCCGACGTCATCCTGGTGGCGACGGGCTCGGAGGTCGAGATCGCGCTCGACGCGCGCGCCCGGCTGACGGGCGAGGGGCTGGCCGTACGCGTGGTGTCGATGCCCTGCCGTGAGTGGTTCGAGGAGCAGCCGCAGTCCTACCGGGACGAGGTGCTGCCTCCCGGGGTGCGCGCCCGGGTCAGTGTCGAGGCGGCGGTCGGCCAGGGCTGGCGCGAGGTGGTCGGCGACGCCGGCCGGATCGTGAGCCTGGAGCACTACGGTGCCTCGGCCGACTACCAGCGCCTGTACGAGGAGTTCGGTATCACCGCCGAGGCCGTGGAGGCGGCGGCGCACGACAGCATCCGGGACGCCGCGGACGTCGCGGTGCCCGGCGGCCGCAGGGACTGA
- a CDS encoding SpoIIE family protein phosphatase has product MRDEDGLLELGLMRTVFDSLGAGVFVIDTSGTLTASNPRAQQMLGRSRDQLLGHDMHDLLHRRKDGGTFPRAGCAMLAVLESGRPDEGSDELFLRGDGSLVPVIWAATPLRHQGRLKGVVIVFHDFSLHRDAAEQTAAHLAALEGLTARLTMVAEVSTVLISTTDTPEMLDRLAGLLVPEMGDWAVVDVHTSGEKGGMRRVAARSMDDPAAADALKGPLPPLAESSGSAGVQALRSFRPVVLDEAALAEPPDTPLAAAHRQLFERLGGRCGVVVPLHTRRHVFGALTVARAAAGASYTEAELFLLADIGRRAGLVMEAAELFEQQRHVAETMQRQLLTPLPQVDHLRLAARYRPAESAAEIGGDWYDSFLLGDGVLTMVIGDVVGHDLKAAAHMAEVRNMLRALAWDRTEPPSLIMRRLDEAMTHTSDAPMATCVFGRIEGPEGGPWHFNWVNAGHPPPLLITADGRTRFLEEGHGPLLGLSSALHMDLGWPDARTELPARSTLLLYTDGLVESRARDIEAGLAALRRHASDLAGLGIEDFLDELLARIDPSGDDVALLVLRVPAAGVGAGPHEAPPQYAHSPAAPDRGAPGSHVEGSPVRDTSEPA; this is encoded by the coding sequence ATGAGGGACGAGGACGGGCTGCTGGAGCTGGGCCTCATGCGGACCGTGTTCGACAGCCTGGGCGCGGGGGTGTTCGTCATCGACACCAGCGGCACGCTCACCGCGTCCAATCCCCGGGCGCAGCAGATGCTCGGCCGTTCGAGGGACCAGCTCCTCGGTCACGACATGCACGACCTGCTGCACCGCCGGAAGGACGGCGGCACCTTCCCGCGCGCCGGGTGCGCCATGCTCGCCGTACTGGAGAGCGGCCGGCCGGACGAGGGCAGTGACGAGCTGTTCCTGCGCGGGGACGGCAGTCTGGTGCCGGTCATCTGGGCGGCCACCCCGCTGCGGCACCAGGGGCGCCTGAAGGGCGTGGTGATCGTCTTCCACGACTTCAGCCTGCACCGCGACGCGGCGGAGCAGACCGCGGCCCACCTGGCGGCCCTGGAGGGACTCACCGCGCGGCTGACCATGGTGGCGGAGGTCTCCACGGTCCTCATCTCCACCACGGACACCCCGGAGATGCTGGACAGGCTGGCCGGGCTGCTGGTCCCGGAGATGGGCGACTGGGCGGTCGTCGATGTGCACACGTCCGGCGAGAAGGGCGGGATGCGGCGCGTCGCCGCCCGCAGCATGGACGACCCCGCGGCGGCCGACGCGCTCAAGGGCCCGCTGCCGCCACTGGCGGAGTCGTCGGGCTCGGCCGGTGTCCAGGCGCTGCGGAGCTTCCGCCCGGTCGTCCTGGACGAGGCGGCCCTGGCGGAGCCGCCGGACACCCCGCTCGCGGCTGCCCACCGGCAGCTGTTCGAACGTCTGGGCGGCAGGTGCGGTGTCGTGGTGCCCCTGCACACCCGGCGGCATGTGTTCGGCGCACTGACCGTGGCACGCGCGGCCGCCGGGGCGTCGTACACGGAAGCCGAACTCTTCCTGCTCGCCGACATCGGACGCCGCGCCGGGCTCGTGATGGAGGCGGCGGAGCTGTTCGAGCAGCAGCGCCATGTGGCGGAGACCATGCAGCGGCAGCTCCTCACCCCGCTGCCCCAGGTCGACCATCTGCGGCTGGCCGCCCGCTACCGTCCCGCCGAGAGCGCGGCGGAGATCGGCGGGGACTGGTACGACTCCTTCCTCCTCGGCGACGGCGTGTTGACGATGGTCATCGGGGACGTCGTGGGGCACGACCTCAAGGCCGCCGCCCACATGGCCGAGGTCCGCAACATGCTCCGCGCCCTGGCGTGGGACCGCACGGAACCTCCGAGCCTGATCATGCGCCGGCTCGACGAGGCGATGACCCACACCAGCGACGCCCCCATGGCCACCTGTGTCTTCGGCCGCATCGAGGGCCCGGAGGGCGGGCCCTGGCACTTCAACTGGGTCAATGCCGGGCACCCGCCGCCCCTGCTGATCACGGCGGACGGTCGCACCCGTTTCCTCGAGGAGGGACACGGCCCGCTCCTGGGCCTCAGTTCGGCCCTGCACATGGATCTGGGCTGGCCCGACGCGCGGACGGAACTCCCGGCCCGGTCGACCCTGTTGCTCTACACCGACGGCCTCGTGGAGAGCCGCGCCCGCGACATCGAGGCGGGGCTCGCCGCCCTGCGCCGGCACGCTTCGGACCTGGCCGGGCTCGGCATCGAGGACTTCCTCGACGAACTGCTCGCCCGCATCGACCCCAGCGGCGACGACGTGGCGCTGCTGGTTCTCCGCGTACCGGCCGCGGGGGTCGGGGCGGGCCCCCACGAGGCTCCCCCGCAGTACGCGCACAGTCCGGCGGCGCCCGACCGGGGCGCACCCGGCTCGCATGTCGAGGGCTCCCCGGTGCGGGACACCTCGGAACCCGCCTGA